From a region of the Poecile atricapillus isolate bPoeAtr1 chromosome 16, bPoeAtr1.hap1, whole genome shotgun sequence genome:
- the POLE gene encoding DNA polymerase epsilon catalytic subunit A — protein sequence MGLRDGAEPEAAPWGRRPGGPREPEDGAGSSRDDAPALSAFKRLERAQRTDRLDALFGFERPAEPGERTGWLINMHPTEVLDEDRRSVSAVDYYFIQEDGSRFKVALPYKPYFYIATHKGCEREVSSFLSKKFQGKIAKLETVPKEDLDLPNHLVGLKRNYIKLSFNTVEDLVKVRKEISPAVRKNREQDQANDIYTTMLSSALSGGSLSTDEEGASKKIANQMENIVDMREYDVPYHVRLSIDLKIHVAHWYNVRYRGNTYPPEITRRDDLVERPDPVVLAFDIETTKLPLKFPDADTDQIMMISYMIDGQGYLITNREIVSENIEDFEFTPKPEYEGPFCVFNEPDEAHLIQRWFEHVQETKPTIIVTYNGDFFDWPFVEARAAAHGINMYQEIGFQKDSQGEYKASQCIHMDCLRWVKRDSYLPVGSHNLKAAAKAKLGYDPVELDPEEMCRMATEEPQTLATYSVSDAVATYYMYMKYVHPFIFALCTIIPMEPDEVLRKGSGTLCEALLMVQAYHANIIFPNKQEQEFNKLTEDGHVLDSETYVGGHVEALESGVFRSDIPCRFKMNPAAFDFLVQHVEKTLQHAIEEEEGLPLDQVTNFQEVCDEIKGKLNSLKDVPNRIECPLIYHLDVGAMYPNIILTNRLQPSAMVDEATCAACDFNKPGANCQRRMMWQWRGEFMPASRSEYHRIQQQLESEKFPPLFPDGRPRAFHELSREEQAKYEKRRLADYCRKAYKKIHVTKVEERVTTICQRENSFYVDTVRAFRDRRYEFKGLHKVWKKKLSAAVETGDASEVKRCKNMEILYDSLQLAHKCILNSFYGYVMRKGARWYSMEMAGIVCFTGANIITQARELIEQIGRPLELDTDGIWCVLPNSFPENFVIKSTNIKKPKVTISYPGAMLNILVKEGFTNDQYQELQDPASLTYITRSENSIFFEVDGPYLAMILPASKEEGKKLKKRYAVFNEDGSLAELKGFEVKRRGELQLVKIFQSSVFEAFLKGSTLEEVYASVAKVADYWLDVLYSKAANMPDSELFELISENRSMSRKLEDYGEQKSTSISTAKRLAEFLGDQMVKDAGLSCRFIISKKPEGSPVTERAIPLAIFQAEPSVCKHYLRKWLKSPSLQDFNIRAILDWDYYIERLGSTIQKIITIPAALQQVKNPVPRVRHPDWLHKKLLEKNDVYKQKKINELFVSEGKKQVLASRPVEGTPSSQVGDIEDFGAVKIPQPLVPITNKRKRIPAAEESQQLSQDLELSQSWREILGPPPPFGTTKEEHLVWLRFHQKKWELQARQRQERRKRRRLEDGGVVAGGGVVRDAPSKGLSSYLRRTARSILDLPWQVVQIAETSQPGLFRLWAVIGSDLHCIKLSIPRVFYVNQRVPKPEEGAAYRKVNRILPRSNLVYNLYEYSVPEDMYQEHINEINADLSAPDIEGVYETQVPLLFRALIHLGCVCMVSRQLVRHLAGREAETFNIEHLEMCSLAQFTYLEPGSIRHIYLYHSSKGSKALLGLFIPSQRKAAVFVLDKVRSNQMPNLTTLFSVEREALLEKVGKELLPLDKHTFEVRAETDPKAIYKGVQRLLLGYKDERRGPTLLAVQSNWDLKQLASGIPIIEEFPLVPIRLVDDISYSVLDWQRHAARRMIRHYLNLDTCLSQAFEMSRYYHIPIGNLPDDISTFGSDLFFSRHLRRHNHLLWLSPTARPDLGGKEADDNRLVMEFDERASVEINNPGCYSTVCLELDIQSLAVNTVLQSHHVNDMEGGSSMSISFDVIQQASLEDMVTGNQAANIPASYDETALCSNTFRILKSMVVSWVKEITQYHNVYADNQVIHFYRWLHSPSSLLYDPALHRTLHNMMKKLFLQLVAEFKRLGSSVVYANFNRIILCTKKRRIEDAISYMEYIINSIHSKEIFHSLTISFSRCWEFLLWMDPANYGGIKGKVDSRIHYGEKDTSKRQALEEESEEEEEAREEEEEEGELDVEELLENSWNIAQFLPQAGSCQSYFLMIISAYIVAVYHNMKEELRCNTPGSTPIKRRSTSQVSQETLGDLRAMSGMITFSQDYVANELTQSFFTVTQKIQKKMAGSQNATEPSDMFPVLPGSYLPLNNPALEFIKYVCKVLSLDANITNQVNKLRRDLLRLIEVGEFSEAAQFRDPCRSYVLPEVICRNCNFCRDLDLCKDPALSQDRLVLPGWLCPNCHVQYDTDAIETALVEALQKKLMAFVLQDLVCKKCHGVKETHMPVYCSCAGDFTLTISSQAFMDHVSVFQNIAQHYGMAYLLETIEWLLHTNL from the exons ATGGGACTGAGGGACGGCGCCGAGCCCGAGGCAGCGCCGTGGGGGCGGCGGCCAGGTGGGCCCCGGGAGCCGGAGGACGGCGCGGGGTCCAGCCGGGATGATGCCCCCGCGCTGTCTGCATTCAAGCGCCTGGAGCGGGCACAGCGCACGGACCGTCTGGACGCGCTGTTCGGCTTCGAGCGGCCCGCGGAGCCCGGTGAGCGGACGGGCTGGCTCATCAACATGCACCCG ACGGAGGTGCTGGATGAGGACCGGCGGTCAGTGAGTGCAGTGGACTACTACTTCATCCAGGAGGATGGGAGCCGCTTCAAG GTGGCCCTACCCTACAAGCCCTACTTCTACATTGCTACCCACAAG GGCTGTGAGCGGGAAGTGTCCTCCTTCCTCTCCAAGAAGTTCCAAGGGAAGATTGCAAAGCTGGAAACTGTCCCCAAAGAAGACTTGGACCTG CCAAACCACTTGGTGGGCCTGAAGAGGAACTACATCAAGCTCTCCTTCAACACAGTGGAGGACTTGGTGAAGGTGCGGAAGGAGATCTctcctgctgtgaggaaaaACAGGGAGCAGGACCAGGCGAATGATATCTACACGACCATGCTGTCAAG TGCTCTGAGTGGGGGCAGTCTAAGCACAGATGAGGAAGGAGCCTCCAAAAAAATTGCCAACCAGATGGAAAACATTGTGGATATGCGGGAGTATGATGTCCCCTACCATGTTCGCCTTTCCATCGACCTGAAGATCCATGTG GCTCACTGGTACAACGTGCGATACCGGGGCAACACCTACCCCCCCGAAATCACCCGCCGAGATGACCTTGTGGAACGGCCG GATCCTGTTGTTCTTGCCTTTGATATTGAAACAACCAAACTGCCTTTGAAGTTTCCTGATGCAGACACAGACCAGATCATGATGATCTCCTACATGATTGATGGGCAG GGCTACCTGATCACAAACAGGGAGATTGTCTCTGAGAACATTGAAGACTTTGAGTTTACTCCCAAACCTGAGTATGAGGGTCCATTTTGTGTCTTTAATGAACCAGATGAG GCTCATTTAATCCAGAGATGGTTTGAACATGTCCAAGAGACCAAACCCACCATCATTGTCACATACAATGGAGATTTCTTTGACTG GCCTTTTGTGGAagcaagagcagcagctcaTGGAATTAATATGTATCAGGAAATTGGGTTTCAGAAGGATAGCCAGGGAGAGTACAAAGCATCCCAGTGCATCCACATGGACTGTCTGAG GTGGGTGAAGAGAGACAGTTACCTCCCAGTGGGAAGTCACAACCTGAAAGCAGCAGCTAAAGCAAAACTGGGTTACGATCCAGTGGAGCTGGACCCTGAGGAGATGTGCCGGATGGCCACAGAGGAGCCTCAG ACACTGGCCACCTACTCAGTGTCCGATGCCGTTGCTACTTACTACATGTATATGAAGTATGTGCATCCCTTCATTTTTGCCTTGTGTACCATCATTCCCATGGAGCCTGATGAG GTATTAAGAAAAGGATCTGGGACACTGTGCGAGGCACTGCTGATGGTTCAGGCCTACCATGCCAACATCATCTTCCCGAacaagcaggagcaggaattcaACAAACTTACAGAAGATGGGCATGTGCTGGACTCAGAGACCTACGTGGGAGGCCATGTGGAGGCACTGGAATCTGGGGTCTTCCGCAGTGATATTCCCTGCCGCTTCAAAATG AATCCTGCTGCCTTCGACTTCCTGGTGCAGCATGTGGAGAAGACCCTGCAGCACGCCATCGAGGAAGAGGAGGGTCTGCCCTTGGATCAGGTCACCAACTTTCAGGAG GTTTGTGATGAAATCAAGGGAAAACTGAATTCCCTGAAGGATGTTCCCAACAGAATTGAGTGTCCTCTTATTTATCATCTGGATGTGGGGGCCATGTACCCCAACATCATCCTGACCAACAGGTTGCAG CCCTCGGCCATGGTGGATGAGGCCACATGTGCTGCCTGTGACTTCAACAAACCGGGTGCCAACTGTCAACGTCGGATGATGTGGCAGTGGAGAGGAGAGTTCA TGCCTGCCAGCCGCAGTGAGTACCACCgcatccagcagcagctggagtcaGAAAAGTTCCCTCCCTTGTTCCCTGATGGACGACCCCGTGCCTTCCACGAGCTCTCCCGGGAAGAACAAGCCAAGTATGAGAAAAGGCGTCTGGCAG ATTACTGCCGCAAGGCGTACAAGAAGATCCATGTCACCAAGGTGGAGGAGCGAGTCACTACCATCTGCCAAAGAGAAAACTCTTTCTATGTGGACACGGTGCGAGCATTCCGGGACCGCCGATACGAGTTCAAGGGGCTGCACAAG GTGTGGAAGAAGAAGCTGTCTGCAGCAGTGGAGACAGGAGATGCCTCTGAAGTGAAACGCTGCAAGAACATGGAGATCCTCTATGACTCCCTGCAGCTGGCTCACAAGTGCATCCTCAACTCCTTCTATGGATATGTCATGCGGAAAGG AGCTCGCTGGTATTCCATGGAAATGGCTGGCATTGTCTGCTTCACAGGGGCAAATATCATCACCCAGGCCAGAGAGCTGATCGAGCAGATTGG GAGACCTCTAGAACTGGATACCGATGGGATTTGGTGTGTCCTTCCCAACAGCTTCCCAGAGAACTTTGTCATCAAGTCAACCAATATCAAGAAGCCAAAAGTGACCATCTCTTACCCAGGTGCCATGCTGAACATCCTGGTGAAG GAAGGCTTCACAAATGACCAGTACCAGGAACTGCAGGATCCAGCCTCACTCACCTATATCACACGCTCAGAGAACAGCATCTTTTTTGAAGTGGATGGTCCATACCTGGCCATGATCCTTCCAGCCTCCAAAGAAGAGGgcaagaagctgaagaaaag GTATGCTGTGTTCAATGAGGATGGGTCCCTGGCTGAGCTGAAGGGGTTTGAGGTGAAACGCCGGGGAGAACTGCAGCTGGTGAAGATATTCCAGTCATCTGTGTTTGAAGCCTTTCTAAAAGGCAGCACCTTGGAGGAGGTCTACGCTTCCGTGGCCAAGGTGGCCGATTACTGGCTGGATGTGCTCTACAGCAAG GCTGCCAACATGCCTGATTCAGAGCTGTTTGAGCTCATCTCAGAGAACCGATCCATGTCACGCAAACTGGAGGACTATGGGGAGCAGAAGTCCACCTCCATCAGCACTGCTAAGCGCCTGGCAGAGTTTTTGGGGGACCAGATGGTGAAGGACGCAGGGCTGAGCTGTCGCTTCATCATTTCCAAGAAACCAGAAGGGTCTCCAGTCACTGAGAG aGCCATCCCCCTTGCCATCTTCCAAGCTGAGCCCAGCGTGTGCAAGCACTATCTCCGAAAATGGCTGAAGAGCCCCTCCCTGCAGGACTTCAACATCCGTGCG ATCCTGGACTGGGACTACTACATTGAGAGATTGGGCAGCACCATCCAGAAAATCATCACCAttccagctgccctgcagcag GTAAAGAACCCAGTGCCACGGGTCCGACACCCAGACTGGCTTCACAAGAAACTCCTGGAGAAGAATGATGtgtacaaacagaaaaaaatcaatgagcTCTTTGTTTCAGAAGGCAAAAAACAG GTTCTTGCCAGTCGGCCTGTGGAGGGGACACCCAGCTCACAGGTGGGTGACAtagaggattttggggctgtCAAGATCCCTCAGCCACTGGTTCCCATTACAAATAAGCGGAAGCGtattcctgcagcagaggaaagcCAGCAGCTGTCCCAGGACCTGGAGCTGTCCCAGTCCTGGCGGGAGATCCTGGGCCCACCTCCACCTTTTGGCACCACCAAG GAAGAGCATTTGGTCTGGCTGCGCTTCCACCAGAAGAagtgggagctgcaggctcGGCAGCGGCAGGAGCGGCGGAAGAGGAGGCGGCTGGAGGATGGGGGGGTGGTGGCAGGTGGTGGAGTGGTTCGTGATGCCCCCTCCAAAGGGCTGAGCAGTTACCTGCGCCGGACAGCGCGCAGCATCCTGGACTTGCCCTGGCAGGTCGTGCAG ATCGCTGAGACCAGCCAGCCTGGGCTCTTCCGGCTGTGGGCAGTGATAGGAAGTGACCTGCACTGCATCAAGCTGAGCATCCCCCGTGTTTTCTATGTCAACCAGCGTGTCCCAAAGCCTGAGGAGGGAGCAGCCTACAGGAAG GTAAACAGGATCCTGCCCCGCTCAAACTTAGTTTACAACTTGTATGAATACTCTGTTCCTGAAGACATGTACCAAGAGCACATCAATGAAATCAACGcagacctctctgctccagaCATCGAGGGAGTGTATGAGACACAG GTGCCACTGCTCTTCCGTGCCCTGATCCACCTGGGCTGCGTGTGCATGGTCAGCAGGCAGCTTGTTCGGCACCTGGCAGGGCGAGAGGCTGAAACCTTCAACATTGAGCACCTGGAGATGTGCTCACTGGCCCAGTTCACTTACCTGGAGCCAG GAAGCATTCGCCACATCTACCTGTACCACAGCTCCAAGGGCAGCAAGGCACTCCTGGGCCTCTTCATCCCCTCACAGCGCAAGGCTGCTGTCTTCGTGCTGGACAAG GTACGCAGCAACCAGATGCCAAACCTCACCACCTTGTTCTCGGTGGAGCGCGAGGCTCTGCTAGAGAAGGTGGGCAAGGAGCTGTTGCCTCTGGACAAACACACCTTTGAGGTGCGTGCTGAGACTGACCCTAAGGCCATCTACAAAGGGGTCCAGCGGCTGCTCTTGGGCTACAAG GACGAGCGCCGGGGCCCCACGTTGCTGGCTGTGCAGTCCAACTGGGACCTGAAACAGCTGGCAAGTGGGATCCCCATCATTGAGGAGTTCCCCTTGGTCCCCATCCGGCTGGTAGATGACATCAGTTACTCAGTCCTGGACTGGCAGCGCCATGCTGCCCGCCGCATGATTCGCCACTACCTCAACCTGGACACCTGCCTCTCCCAGGCTTTTGAGATGAGCAG GTACTACCACATCCCCATTGGGAACCTCCCTGATGACATCTCCACCTTTGGCTCTGACCTATTCTTCTCACGCCACCTTCGTCGTCACAACCACCTGTTGTGGCTGTCCCCTACAGCCCGACCTGACCTGGGGGGGAAGGAGGCCGATGACAACCGCCTGGTCATGGAGTTTGATGAGAGGGCCTCAGTTGAGATCAACAATCCTGGCTGCTACTCCACAG TGTGTCTGGAGCTGGACATCCAGAGCCTGGCTGTGAACACAGTGTTGCAGTCCCACCACGTGAATGACATGGAAGGAGGCTCCAGCATGAGCATTAGCTTCGATGTGATTCAGCAGGCATCCTTGGAGGACATGGTGACAGGGAACCAAGCTGCCAACATCCCAGCCAGCTATGATGAGACTGCCCTCTGCTCCAACACTTTCAG GATTCTGAAGAGCATGGTGGTGAGCTGGGTGAAGGAGATTACACAGTACCACAACGTCTATGCAGACAACCAGGTCATTCACTTTTACCGCTGGCTTCactctccttcctccctgctctATGACCCGGCACTGCACCGCACGCTCCACAACATGATGAAGAAGCTTTTCCTGCA gctggtggCCGAGTTCAAGCGTCTGGGCTCCTCTGTGGTCTATGCCAACTTCAACCGCATCATCCTGTGCACCAAGAAGCGGCGCATTGAGGATGCCATCAGCTACATGGAGTACATCATCAACAG CATCCATTCCAAGGAGATCTTCCATTCTTTGACCATCTCATTCTCCCGCTGCTGGGAGTTTTTGCTCTGGATGGACCCAGCAAATTATGGAGGTATCAAGGGAAAAGTGGATTCTCGCATCCACTATGGAGAG aagGACACCAGCAAGAGGCAGGCATTGGAGGAGGAGagcgaggaagaggaggaagcgagggaagaagaggaggaggaaggggagctagatgtggaggagctgctggagaacagCTGGAACATTGCGCAGTTCCTGCCCCAGGCTGGCTCCTGCCAGAGTTACTTCTTGATGATCATATCAG CGTACATCGTAGCTGTGTACCACAACATGAAGGAGGAACTGCGGTGTAACACCCCTGGGAGTACCCCCATCAAGAGGAGGAGCACCAGCCAGGTGTCCCAGGAGACTCTGGGGGACCTGAGGGCCATGTCTG GCATGATCACCTTCTCACAAGATTACGTGGCCAATGAGCTCACTCAAAGCTTCTTCACTGTCACCCAGAAGATCCAGAAGAAGATGGCTGGTTCCCAGAATGCCACAGAGCCCTCAGACATGTTCCCAGTCCTGCCTGGTTCCTACCTCCCACTCAACAACCCAGCTCTGGAGTTCATCAAATACGTTTGCAAG GTCCTCTCCCTGGATGCCAACATAACCAACCAGGTGAACAAACTACGCCGGGACCTGCTGCGCCTTATTGAAGTGGGCGAGTTCTCAGAAGCTGCCCAGTTTCGGGACCCTTGCCGCTCCTATGTGCTTCCTGAAGTCATCTGCAGGAACTGCAACTTCTGCAGGGATCTGGACCTGTGCAAGGACCCTGCCCTTTCCCAG